Proteins encoded together in one Brassica napus cultivar Da-Ae unplaced genomic scaffold, Da-Ae ScsIHWf_1506;HRSCAF=2102, whole genome shotgun sequence window:
- the LOC106451600 gene encoding ubiquitin domain-containing protein 2 produces the protein MGCAGSTQSQGEGSVKKIRKPKPWKHTQPITKAELMKLREEFWDTSPHYGGRKEIWDALRAAAEADISLAQAIVDSAGVIVQNNDLTVCYDERGAKYELPKYVLSEPTNMVEDN, from the exons ATGGGTTGTGCTGGATCGACACAGTCGCAAGGAGAAG GGTCAGTGAAGAAAATTAGGAAGCCAAAACCGTGGAAACATACTCAGCCGATCACTAAAGCTGAGCTTATGAAACTGAGGGAAGAGTTTTGGGACACTTCTCCTCACTATGGCGGTAGGAAAG AGATATGGGACGCACTTCGGGCTGCTGCTGAAGCTGACATATCTCTTGCGCAAGCAATCGTGGACAGCGCTGGAGTCATTGTTCAGAACAATGATCTCACTGTCTGCTATGACGAGAGAG GTGCTAAGTATGAGCTACCTAAGTATGTTCTAAGCGAGCCTACCAACATGGTGGAAGACAACTGA
- the LOC125597617 gene encoding E3 ubiquitin-protein ligase MPSR1-like, translating into MKLAKLYHKINYHAHHNTFRINVIVLRGDDILTYKTDWVDQEFIDCAYESLEYFLIDESGIRINDDDLDYLRERMYYLIEEVICCTFGYALEVWFELDDDDDAQMLEAAQLSFDETSNITPRPVSKLVVKSLTRRTYMTKTEKEENNKIDVEGCTICLQQFSNGATVVTLPCGHDFDDECIVKWFEINILCPVCRFELPSE; encoded by the coding sequence ATGAAATTAGCTAAGTTGTACCACAAAATCAATTACCATGCTCATCACAATACCTTCAGAATCAATGTAATAGTCTTACGTGGAGACGATATCTTAACATACAAGACCGATTGGGTTGACCAAGAATTCATCGATTGTGCGTACGAGAGTTTAGAATATTTCTTGATAGATGAATCAGGAATAAGAATCAACGACGACGATCTCGATTATTTGAGGGAACGCATGTATTACCTTATTGAAGAAGTAATTTGTTGCACATTTGGGTATGCTTTGGAAGTGTGGTTCGagttggatgatgatgatgatgctcaAATGTTAGAAGCCGCTCAACTTTCGTTTGATGAGACCAGTAATATTACGCCACGACCTGTTAGTAAGCTCGTGGTCAAATCCCTAACCAGGAGAACATATATGACCAAAACtgaaaaggaagaaaataataagattgACGTGGAAGGATGCACAATCTGTTTGCAACAGTTTAGCAACGGAGCAACAGTTGTGACTTTACCTTGTGGACATGACTTTGACGATGAATGCATTGTGAAGTGGTTTGAGATCAATATTCTTTGTCCAGTGTGTCGTTTCGAGTTGCCAAGTGAATAG
- the LOC106454977 gene encoding ABC transporter G family member 24-like, producing the protein MFLASCNRKCHSLTFLLKYLNKPSLLEKSSYYCYALYLIYLTSLMCLLLRLKMSVNRPYLLKNAANLRLVILVLWLVCYVGYGQFEDTHDFNNPAALPLFTQMVYRKLCNSTASLSHELATRAKFCVKDPDADWNRAFNFSTNLDFLSSCIKKTQGDIGRRICTAAEMKFYLNAFFFKSSNPGYLQQNGNCNLTSWVSGCEPGWACSIDPTEQVVLQNSTDFPERTRNCMSCCEGFFCPRGLTCMIPCPLGAHCPLGTLNKRTSLCEPYTYQLPPGRPNHTCGGANVWADIRSSGEVFCSAGSYCPSTTRKVACDSGNYCRMGSTSEKPCFKLTSCNPNTANQNMHAFGVMVIFGVITILLIIYNCSDQILTTREKRQAKSREAAVKKAKAHQRWKVARTEIRAQITRTFSGVKETHKILDRGYSSDVGISKYSSPESSSAVQSSNEVKDDKIKKSSSQILKDAYSQIEKEKAMELENKDLTFSGLVNMATYSEVRKRRTLMELSFKDLTLTLKSNGKHLLRCVTGTMKPSRITAVMGPSGAGKTSLLSALAGKAVGCSLSGLILINGKQESIHSYTKIIGFVPQDDIVHGNLTVEENIWFHAKCRLPAGQSKGDKVLVVERVIDSLGLQAVRSCLVGTVEKRGISGGQRKRVNVGLEMVMEPSILFLDEPTSGLDSASSQLLLKALRHEALEGVNVCMVVHQPSYTLFRMFQDLVLLAKGGLTVYHGPVKEVEEYFSGLGIIVPERINPPDYYIDVLEGIVTDLNSDVGYKELPQRWMIHKGYSVPLDMQNNNSAKDLVMNPDVVNNTNCNAEQTFVRELWGDVNSNFRMHSDKIRHNFLQSRDLSCRRNPSIWLQYKYFLGRIAKQRMREAKLQATDYLILLLAGACLGSLIKASDESFGAPGYTYTIIAVSLLCKIAALRSFSLDKLHYWRESASGMSSLACFLAKDTIDCFNTLVKPLVYLSMFYFFTNPRSTFFDNYIVLVCLVYCVTGIAYALAIFLQPGSAQLVSVLLPVVLTLVATQPKNSEAMKIIADLCYPKWALEAFVIGNAEKYYGVWMITRCGSLMKSGYDINKWNLCIMILLLIGVVTRNIAFVGMLILQKR; encoded by the exons ATGTTTCTTGCCTCTTGTAATCGTAAATGTCATTCTCTAACattccttttaaaatatttgaacaaGCCCTCTCTTCTTGAGAAATCAAGCTACTATTGTTATGCTTTGTATCTGATATATCTGACTTCTCTAATGTGTCTTCTTTTAAGGCTCAAGATGAGTGTAAACCGGCCATACTTGCTCAAAAATGCAGCTAACCTCAGACTGGTGATCTTGGTTCTGTGGTTGGTTTGTTATGTTGGTTATGGTCAATTTGAGGACACACATGACTTCAACAATCCGGCTGCTCTTCCCCTCTTTACACAGATGGTGTACCGTAAGCTCTGTAACAGCACTGCTTCACTTAGCCACGAGCTCGCTACTAGAGCCAAGTTTTGCGTCAAAGACCC GGATGCTGATTGGAACAGAGCTTTTAATTTCTCCACCAACTTGGATTTCTTGTCTTCTTGCATTAAGAAAACCCAAG GTGATATTGGTAGGCGTATCTGCACAGCAGCAGAGATGAAGTTCTATTTAAATGCTTTCTTTTTTAAATCAAGTAACCCTGGTTACTTGCAACAAAATGGGAACTGCAACTTGACTTCATGGGTGTCTGGTTGTGAACCTGGTTGGGCCTGCAGCATCGATCCAACAGAACAAGTTGTTCTACAAAACTCTACAGATTTTCCAGAAAGAACAAGAAACTGTATGTCTTGTTGTGAAGGCTTCTTCTGCCCCAGGGGACTCACTTGTATGATAC CTTGCCCTCTTGGCGCCCATTGCCCTTTAGGTACACTTAATAAGAGAACAAGCTTGTGTGAACc GTATACTTATCAGTTACCACCAGGACGACCAAACCACACTTGTGGCGGTGCAAACGTATGGGCTGATATCAGAAGCAGCGGTGAAGTGTTCTGTTCTGCAGGATCATATTGTCCATCGACCACCCGAAAAGTAGCGTGTGATAGTGG GAACTACTGTCGTATGGGGTCTACATCTGAGAAAC CTTGCTTTAAGTTAACTTCTTGCAATCCCAACACAGCAAATCAGAACATGCATGCATTTGGGGTTATGGTTATT TTTGGTGTGATTACCATTCTACTCATTATATACAACTGTTCTGATCAAATCCTGACAACGAGGGAGAAGAGGCAGGCTAAATCAAGAGAAGCAGCTGTGAAGAAAGCTAAAGCTCATCAGAGATGGAAAGTTGCTAGAACTGAGATACGTGCGCAAATAACTCGGACGTTCTCTGGTGTTAAGGAAACTCACAAGATCTTGGATCGTGGGTACTCTTCAGATGTAGGCATCTCCAAATATTCAAGTCCTGAGAGTTCCTCTGCTGTACAATCTAGCAATGAGGTCAAGGATGATAAAATCAAGAAATCATCTAGCCAAATCTTGAAGGATGCATATAGTCAGATCGAGAAGGAGAAAGCCATGGAACTAGAGAATAAAGACCTTACCTTCTCAGGATTAGTTAACATGGCTACTTACTCTGAGgtgaggaagaggaggactctCATGGAGCTTTCTTTCAAAGATTTAACTCTTACATTGAAATCTAATGGTAAGCATCTGTTGAGATGTGTGACTGGCACCATGAAACCAAGTCGTATCACAGCTGTGATGGGTCCATCAGGAGCAGGAAAGACAAGTCTCCTCTCTGCTTTGGCTGGCAAAGCCGTTGGATGCAGTTTGAGTGGTTTGATTCTTATAAATGGGAAGCAAGAGTCGATCCATTCGTATACGAAGATCATTGGTTTTGTGCCACAAGATGATATTGTCCATGGAAACTTGACAGTTGAGGAAAACATTTGGTTCCATGCTAAATGCAGGTTACCTGCAGGACAATCAAAAGGCGATAAAGTTCTTGTGGTTGAGAGAGTCATTGACTCTTTGGGGCTACAAGCTGTGAGGAGTTGTTTAGTTGGTACGGTAGAGAAGAGGGGAATCTCTGGAGGGCAGAGGAAGCGAGTGAATGTTGGTTTAGAAATGGTAATGGAGCCATCCATTTTGTTCTTGGACGAGCCTACTTCTGGCTTAGATAGTGCCTCATCACAGCTTCTTCTTAAAGCACTTAGACATGAAGCTCTTGAAGGAGTCAATGTTTGCATGGTTGTTCACCAACCAAG TTACACTTTGTTCAGAATGTTCCAAGATCTAGTACTTCTAGCTAAAGGTGGCCTTACTGTTTACCACGGACCAGTCAAGGAGGTCGAGGAATACTTCTCAGGTCTTGGAATAATTGTACCAGAACGTATCAACCCTCCTGACTATTACATAGATGTTTTGGAAGGAATTGTGACTGATTTGAACTCTGATGTTGGCTACAAAGAGCTTCCTCAAAGGTGGATGATTCACAAAGGGTACTCGGTTCCATTAGATATGCAGAACAACAACAGTGCCAAGGACCTTGTAATGAATCCAGACGTTGTAAACAATACGAACTGCAATGCAGAACAAACATTTGTCAGAGAGCTGTGGGGAGATGTGAATAGTAATTTCAGAATGCATAGTGATAAGATACGGCATAACTTCTTACAGTCCAGAGATTTGTCCTGCAGAAGAAACCCTTCTATCTGGCTACAATacaaatacttccttggaag GATAGCTAAGCAGCGAATGAGAGAAGCTAAGTTACAAGCCACAGACTATTTGATTTTATTGCTAGCTGGTGCTTGTTTAGGATCACTTATTAAAGCAAGTGATGAGAGCTTCGGAGCACCTGGTTATACCTACACTATTATCGCCGTTT CTCTTCTGTGTAAAATAGCAGCTTTAAGATCATTCTCACTAGACAAGTTACATTACTGGAGAGAAAGTGCTTCAGGGATGAGTAGCTTGGCTTGTTTTCTTGCCAAAGATACAATAGACTGTTTCAATACACTTGTCAAGCCATTGGTTTATCTCTCCATGTTCTACTTCTTCACTAACCCCAGATCTACGTTTTTCGATAACTATATCGTCTTGGTCTGCCTTGTATATTGTGTGACTGGTATTGCATATGCATTGGCCATCTTCCTCCAACCTGGTTCTGCTCAGCTg GTTTCTGTTCTGCTTCCAGTAGTTCTAACACTTGTCGCAACTCAACCTAAGAATAGTGAGGCTATGAAGATCATAGCTGATCTATGTTATCCAAAGTGGGCTTTGGAGGCATTTGTGATTGGAAATGCTGAAAA GTACTATGGAGTATGGATGATCACTCGATGTGGATCGCTTATGAAGAGTGGCTACGACATTAATAAGTGGAATCTATGTATAATGATATTGCTTCTCATTGGTGTGGTCACTCGTAATATTGCCTTTGTAGGGATGCTTATACTTCAAAAGAGGTGA
- the LOC125597618 gene encoding putative F-box/kelch-repeat protein At3g17540: MSLKGDTYWLPRDKVTEFFLIKFDFTAERFVRLALPLQSVERVDNNVLSVVSDEKLSVLHIDGRSNVMRIWVSNKVVDEEDLSWRSHCFLEGGFDKFELHVESFLLDEESNVAICSNADYVEDEYNTRI; this comes from the coding sequence ATGTCTTTGAAAGGAGATACTTATTGGCTTCCTAGAGATAAAGTAACCGAGTTTTTCTTGATCAAGTTCGATTTCACGGCAGAGAGATTTGTGCGTCTCGCTCTTCCGTTGCAGAGTGTTGAACGTGTAGATAACAATGTACTTTCGGTTGTTAGCGATGAAAAACTCTCGGTGTTACACATTGATGGCAGATCAAACGTGATGAGGATATGGGTGAGCAATAAGGTTGTTGATGAGGAGGACTTGTCGTGGAGGAGCCATTGCTTCTTGGAAGGGGGTTTTGATAAATTTGAACTGCATGTGGAAAGCTTCTTGTTGGACGAGGAGAGCAATGTGGCAATTTGTTCTAATGCAGACTATGTGGAAGATGAATATAATACGAGAATCTAA
- the LOC111211837 gene encoding putative F-box/kelch-repeat protein At3g17540, which yields MMIISDLPHDLESEILSRVPAKSLWELRATCKRWYALLRDPWFVEKNKKMGKAVRESMLLSNLRVSSIAGDLHGLYNNGVEPSIMVTGKLGSLEDSKDLKFSHIFHCDGLMLCYTKGNTRLLVWNPCTGETMNIEPRTRYERNDTYALGYSTSSSSGHSYKILRYWYYENDQKEWIAESEIYELSSDSWRVNLDSFTCDYTLSCEGITLKGNHYLVAENEETVFFLMKFDFTTERFVRLPLPFQSFNSENTVVALSVVKDEKLSVLHQNIYPWSNVMRIWVTNNVDEDLSWRSDFVLTVDFDKFDLPSVVNVTSFLLDEENKVAVCCDKDPDDKDKTRMYIVGEDMYKQVYKDNVEASRFNWPLVLTYVPSLVCIQKKTPRTRRRKRRRLSFKCIN from the coding sequence ATGATGATAATATCCGATCTTCCACACGATTTAGAATCAGAGATACTCTCTAGGGTTCCGGCCAAATCTCTATGGGAACTGAGAGCTACTTGCAAACGTTGGTACGCTCTACTCAGAGATCCGTGGTTcgtggagaagaacaagaagatggGTAAAGCTGTAAGAGAGTCGATGTTACTGAGCAATCTTAGGGTTAGTTCAATTGCTGGCGACCTTCATGGACTTTACAACAACGGCGTCGAACCATCTATCATGGTCACCGGTAAACTTGGAAGTCTAGAGGATTCAAAGGATTTGAAATTCTCTCATATATTTCACTGTGACGGTTTAATGTTATGCTACACAAAGGGAAACACTAGACTGTTGGTTTGGAACCCATGTACTGGTGAAACGATGAATATCGAACCCAGAACTCGTTACGAACGTAATGATACCTATGCTCTAGGATAcagcacatcttcttcttctggccATAGCTACAAAATTTTGAGGTATTGGTATTATGAAAACGACCAGAAAGAGTGGATTGCTGAGAGTGAGATCTATGAGCTTAGCTCTGATTCTTGGAGGGTTAATCTTGATTCCTTCACTTGTGACTACACCTTGTCTTGCGAAGGCATAACTTTGAAGGGAAATCATTATTTGGTTgctgaaaatgaagaaaccgTTTTTTTCTTGATGAAGTTTGATTTCACGACCGAGAGATTTGTGCGTCTCCCTCTTCCGTTTCAGAGTTTTAATTCTGAAAACACCGTAGTAGCTCTGTCTGTTGTTAAGGATGAAAAGCTCTCGGTGTTACATCAGAATATATATCCATGGTCAAATGTGATGAGGATATGGGTGACCAATAATGTTGATGAGGACTTGTCATGGAGGAGCGACTTTGTCTTGACGGTGGATTTTGATAAATTTGACCTCCCAAGTGTGGTGAATGTGACAAGCTTCTTGTTGGACGAGGAGAATAAAGTGGCAGTGTGTTGTGACAAAGACCCGGATGATAAAGATAAGACCAGAATGTACATTGTTGGAGAGGATATGTATAAACAAGTTTATAAAGATAATGTAGAGGCATCTCGTTTCAACTGGCCACTTGTCCTCACTTATGTTCCAAGCTTGGTTTGCATTCAGAAGAAAACACCAAGAACAAGAAGGCGTAAGAGAAGAAGATTGTCCTTTAAATGCATTAATTGA